A single genomic interval of Chryseobacterium paludis harbors:
- a CDS encoding BadF/BadG/BcrA/BcrD ATPase family protein: MVAIVDGGSTKCDWVILDDFKKIFMKTETIGFNPNNIAAELIVPEIEKNINLSAVRNSITKVFFYGSGCGIPENCATIERELAKFFTKADVLAKEDLMAAAYAAYTGKPAIVCILGTGSNSCYFDGENLKIKLPSLGFLIGDEGSGSAIGKQLVRRFFMQKLPEDLHFQFEETYHLTIEDALKNMYHTSRPNAYLANFNKFVVERKDHPYFQKMVFEEMKNFFEYQVLPYEESKEAEINFIGSIAYYYEETLRSAAAELNLNVGKIVQKPIESLVDYHIKYIL, from the coding sequence ATGGTTGCTATTGTTGATGGTGGTTCTACCAAATGTGATTGGGTGATTTTAGACGATTTCAAAAAGATCTTCATGAAAACGGAGACTATTGGCTTTAATCCTAACAATATTGCCGCAGAACTTATCGTACCTGAAATTGAAAAGAACATCAACCTTAGTGCTGTCAGAAATTCTATAACAAAAGTATTTTTCTATGGTTCAGGTTGTGGAATACCAGAAAATTGTGCCACTATAGAAAGAGAACTTGCCAAATTTTTTACTAAAGCAGATGTTTTAGCAAAAGAAGACCTTATGGCTGCAGCATATGCTGCTTATACCGGGAAACCTGCTATTGTCTGTATTCTGGGAACGGGTTCTAATTCCTGTTATTTTGATGGTGAGAATTTAAAAATAAAACTTCCGTCCCTTGGATTCCTTATTGGAGATGAAGGTAGTGGAAGTGCAATCGGTAAGCAATTGGTGCGTAGGTTCTTTATGCAAAAGCTTCCCGAAGATCTGCATTTCCAGTTTGAGGAAACTTATCATTTAACAATTGAGGATGCATTAAAAAATATGTACCATACCTCAAGACCAAATGCATATTTAGCGAATTTCAATAAATTTGTTGTGGAAAGAAAGGATCATCCTTACTTCCAGAAAATGGTGTTCGAAGAAATGAAAAACTTCTTTGAATATCAGGTTCTTCCTTACGAAGAATCAAAAGAAGCCGAAATTAATTTTATTGGCTCTATCGCATATTATTATGAAGAGACTCTTCGTTCTGCAGCTGCAGAACTTAATTTAAATGTTGGTAAAATTGTACAGAAACCTATTGAAAGTTTAGTCGATTATCACATTAAATATATACTTTAA
- a CDS encoding GtrA family protein, which translates to MRELILRQKQILLFILAGGLSAIVEIGSFKIFSTHLPHFLQSETNFHGIHYPLSNIFSTSCGIISNYFLSIWFVFERGKHSKRKEFAYFMVVSFISTLLSLSFFQIFYRFIFKDNINLIFYTLSPEILSKIAAILLVSILNYSVKKKIIFNG; encoded by the coding sequence ATGAGAGAATTAATACTACGCCAGAAACAAATATTGCTCTTCATATTAGCAGGAGGACTTAGTGCTATTGTGGAAATAGGAAGTTTTAAAATCTTCAGTACCCACCTTCCTCATTTTTTGCAGTCAGAGACAAATTTCCATGGGATACATTATCCTTTAAGTAATATTTTCTCTACAAGCTGCGGGATCATAAGTAATTATTTTTTAAGTATCTGGTTTGTCTTTGAAAGAGGTAAACACTCTAAAAGAAAAGAATTTGCTTATTTTATGGTGGTCTCTTTCATCTCAACATTACTAAGCCTTAGCTTCTTTCAGATATTCTATAGGTTTATATTTAAAGACAATATCAATTTAATTTTTTATACCTTGAGCCCGGAAATACTCAGTAAGATTGCAGCGATTTTATTAGTTTCCATTCTTAACTATTCTGTCAAAAAGAAAATAATTTTTAATGGTTAA
- the ruvA gene encoding Holliday junction branch migration protein RuvA, with product MIFSLQGIVQELTPTYAVINVNGVGYYTGISLMTSQTLSLNQETFLFIQQIIREDAHLLFGFNTRLEKEMFNLLISVNGVGAVSALILLSTLSLDEIASAILSSNSALIQKAKGIGTKTAERIIVDLKDKVQKFNNLEENISTFANNKIKEESLSALEVLGIPKRMSEKIADRMIKQNPSISIEELVKQILKNL from the coding sequence ATGATATTTTCTTTACAAGGCATTGTTCAAGAACTTACGCCAACTTATGCAGTAATCAACGTAAATGGAGTTGGTTACTATACAGGTATTAGTCTAATGACGTCACAAACTTTGTCGCTCAATCAGGAAACTTTTCTTTTTATTCAACAGATTATCCGTGAAGATGCACATTTGCTATTCGGGTTTAACACTCGTTTAGAAAAAGAAATGTTCAATTTGTTAATAAGTGTTAATGGAGTAGGTGCTGTTTCAGCGCTTATTTTACTGTCAACTTTAAGCCTTGATGAGATTGCTTCGGCTATACTTTCAAGCAACAGTGCTTTGATTCAAAAAGCGAAGGGAATTGGGACTAAAACAGCAGAAAGAATCATTGTAGATTTGAAAGATAAGGTCCAAAAATTCAACAACCTCGAAGAAAATATTTCTACGTTTGCGAATAATAAAATCAAGGAAGAATCGTTATCTGCATTAGAAGTTTTAGGAATTCCTAAACGCATGAGCGAGAAGATTGCAGATCGTATGATAAAACAAAATCCAAGTATTTCAATAGAAGAGTTGGTAAAACAAATTTTAAAAAACCTTTAA
- a CDS encoding NADP-dependent malic enzyme, with product MSNKTHRDEKNFNQAALDYHKAEPKGKIEVIPSKPHSSQRDLSLAYSPGVAVPCMEIHEKPETVYDYTGKGNLVAVISNGTAVLGLGDIGPEASKPVMEGKGLLFKIFADINVFDIEINEKDPDKFIQIVKGIAPTFGGINLEDIKAPEAFYIEQKLKEELDIPLMHDDQHGTAIISAAALINSLQIANKKIEEVKMVVNGAGAAAIACTKLYISLGLKQENVLMCDSKGVINHKRENLTPEKLDFIAQTDIETLEDAVKGSDVFVGLSKGNVMTPGMLSSMNENPIVFALANPDPEIDYDLAFETRKDVIMATGRSDYPNQVNNVLGFPYIFRGALDVQARGINEEMKLAAVHAIANLAKEPVPEAVILAYNLQNLQFGREYFIPKPFDNRLITKVSSAVAKAAIESGIAGKTIADFDEYENQLLDRMGRDEKLVRMMQSRAKSNPKRVTLGNAEEYNVLKAAQILYEEGIAYPSLLGEKKYIKEQMERYGISLDVPIIDPSDDDQEENRKKYRDTLWKLRQRKGMNEYKAKRYVRQRDYFGPLMLKHGDTDALIIGFSKNYASVLRPVLEIIEKEKGVDKVAAMMMILSEKKPIFFADTSINNNPTAEDLVNIAKMAEITVKSFAIEPRIAMLGFENFAAISDTSKKVAKAVSILHEKYPKMIVDGEIQPDFAMNADHLSDYPFSKLGETPANTFIFPNLESANLSYKIIRGMKVAQVIGPILMGLKQPVHVLQMRSSVDEIVNLATVAVLDAQKREAKK from the coding sequence ATGTCAAATAAAACGCATCGCGACGAAAAGAACTTTAATCAAGCAGCATTAGATTATCATAAAGCTGAGCCTAAAGGAAAAATCGAAGTTATCCCTTCAAAACCGCATTCCTCTCAACGAGATTTGTCTTTAGCATATTCTCCGGGAGTTGCCGTTCCTTGTATGGAGATTCATGAAAAGCCTGAGACAGTTTATGATTATACAGGAAAAGGAAATCTTGTAGCAGTAATTTCAAATGGTACAGCTGTTTTAGGACTAGGTGACATTGGACCGGAGGCTTCAAAACCTGTAATGGAAGGAAAAGGTCTTTTATTTAAAATTTTTGCGGATATCAATGTTTTTGATATTGAAATCAATGAGAAAGATCCTGATAAATTTATTCAGATTGTAAAAGGGATTGCACCAACCTTTGGTGGGATTAACCTTGAAGATATAAAAGCTCCTGAAGCATTCTATATTGAACAGAAGTTAAAAGAGGAGCTGGATATTCCTTTAATGCATGATGACCAGCATGGAACTGCGATTATTTCTGCAGCTGCATTGATCAACTCTTTGCAGATCGCAAATAAGAAGATCGAAGAAGTGAAAATGGTGGTTAATGGTGCGGGAGCAGCAGCTATTGCTTGTACCAAGCTCTATATTTCTTTAGGATTAAAACAGGAAAATGTCTTAATGTGTGATAGTAAAGGGGTTATTAATCACAAAAGAGAAAATCTTACTCCTGAAAAATTAGATTTTATTGCGCAGACAGATATCGAAACGCTGGAAGATGCTGTGAAAGGATCTGATGTTTTTGTTGGACTATCCAAAGGAAATGTAATGACTCCAGGAATGTTGAGTAGTATGAACGAAAATCCTATTGTTTTTGCATTGGCAAACCCAGATCCGGAGATTGATTATGACCTTGCTTTTGAAACACGTAAAGATGTGATCATGGCTACAGGTAGAAGTGATTATCCTAATCAGGTTAATAATGTATTGGGATTTCCTTATATTTTCCGTGGAGCTTTAGATGTTCAGGCAAGAGGTATTAATGAAGAAATGAAGTTGGCAGCTGTTCATGCTATTGCCAATTTAGCCAAAGAACCAGTTCCAGAGGCTGTAATTTTAGCATATAATCTTCAGAATCTTCAATTTGGTAGAGAATATTTTATCCCAAAACCATTTGATAACAGATTAATTACTAAAGTTTCTAGTGCGGTGGCAAAAGCCGCAATAGAAAGTGGCATTGCAGGTAAAACAATTGCTGATTTTGATGAGTATGAAAATCAACTTCTTGATAGAATGGGAAGAGATGAAAAGCTTGTAAGAATGATGCAGAGCCGTGCTAAATCAAATCCTAAAAGGGTTACTTTAGGAAACGCAGAAGAATATAATGTTCTTAAAGCTGCGCAGATTCTTTATGAGGAAGGAATTGCGTATCCGAGTCTTTTAGGGGAGAAGAAATATATCAAGGAGCAAATGGAACGCTACGGAATCAGTCTTGATGTTCCAATTATTGATCCAAGTGATGATGATCAGGAGGAAAACAGAAAAAAATACAGAGATACCCTTTGGAAGCTTCGTCAGAGAAAAGGGATGAACGAATACAAAGCAAAAAGATATGTTCGTCAAAGAGATTATTTTGGCCCTCTTATGTTGAAGCATGGTGATACAGATGCTCTTATTATTGGTTTTTCTAAAAACTATGCATCGGTATTACGCCCGGTTTTAGAAATTATTGAAAAAGAAAAGGGAGTAGATAAGGTAGCGGCTATGATGATGATTCTTTCAGAGAAGAAGCCTATCTTTTTTGCAGATACTTCTATTAATAATAATCCTACAGCAGAAGATCTTGTGAATATTGCTAAAATGGCTGAAATTACTGTAAAATCTTTTGCAATTGAACCTAGGATTGCGATGCTTGGATTTGAAAACTTTGCTGCGATTTCTGATACTTCAAAGAAAGTGGCAAAGGCTGTAAGTATTTTACATGAAAAGTATCCTAAAATGATCGTTGATGGAGAAATTCAACCTGATTTTGCAATGAATGCTGATCACCTTAGTGATTATCCATTCTCAAAGTTAGGAGAAACACCTGCGAATACATTTATTTTCCCTAATCTGGAAAGTGCCAATCTATCCTATAAAATTATCAGAGGAATGAAAGTTGCTCAGGTAATTGGTCCAATTCTTATGGGTTTAAAGCAACCAGTACATGTTTTACAAATGCGCTCAAGTGTGGATGAAATTGTAAATCTTGCTACAGTAGCTGTTCTGGATGCTCAGAAAAGAGAAGCAAAAAAATAA
- a CDS encoding carbohydrate porin codes for MMKKNTKNIKSLISLFFICSLSYNKVHSQAINPHEFSINGYIRTGIGGTDGGQMVNFVTPENLHKFRLGNEANHYGELQFNYRYRNKDSVNLYEVTYMMAKYIPFGSDGYKQFPETAQLYGKINKVVKNANIWLGKRYYDRRNVELLDYFWINSAQNSQIGLGLENYQIKNAGNLNLALIRFKYGNNNSHSYAADLRYLDVPVSQFSKLNFLGQYSIETENKLMNTQKHNGYALGTWYTYSKKNITHTSTILFRKGSSITENGYTGKTIREYRDSKRIYDLDKASSLDIINNFVYDDKRRHAIQASLTYQYRNFGTGDLDQNEIMMTDKASKNWMSVGFRYMYYINKYFNLALEAGNDYMKSDRSGLEGSLQKVTFSPQITLNYGYYSRPVFRPFITYAHWSESFKGITGESLLNNRLIRKTQGVSIGLQLEMWW; via the coding sequence ATGATGAAAAAAAACACAAAGAATATCAAATCATTGATAAGTTTATTTTTTATATGCTCTTTAAGCTACAACAAGGTACATTCACAAGCGATAAATCCTCATGAATTTAGTATAAATGGATACATAAGAACAGGAATAGGAGGAACGGATGGCGGACAGATGGTTAATTTTGTAACGCCTGAAAACCTGCATAAATTTCGATTGGGGAATGAGGCTAATCATTATGGAGAGCTGCAGTTTAATTATCGATACAGGAATAAAGATTCTGTAAATCTGTATGAAGTTACTTACATGATGGCTAAGTACATCCCATTCGGAAGTGATGGATATAAACAGTTTCCTGAAACTGCACAGTTGTATGGCAAAATAAATAAAGTAGTTAAAAATGCAAATATCTGGTTAGGCAAAAGATATTATGATCGTAGAAACGTAGAGCTTTTAGACTATTTCTGGATCAATTCTGCACAAAATTCGCAAATAGGATTGGGACTAGAAAATTATCAGATAAAGAATGCGGGGAATTTAAATTTAGCCTTAATAAGATTTAAATATGGCAATAATAATAGCCATTCTTATGCAGCTGATCTAAGATATCTGGATGTTCCTGTATCTCAGTTCTCAAAGCTAAACTTTCTTGGTCAATACAGTATTGAAACCGAAAATAAGCTAATGAACACTCAAAAACATAATGGATATGCTTTAGGAACCTGGTACACTTATTCCAAAAAAAATATAACCCATACTTCTACTATATTATTTCGGAAAGGAAGCTCTATAACGGAAAATGGATACACAGGAAAAACAATACGCGAGTATAGGGATAGTAAAAGAATATATGATCTTGACAAAGCTTCATCTCTAGATATTATAAACAATTTTGTATATGATGATAAGCGCAGACATGCAATTCAGGCTTCATTAACCTACCAGTACAGAAATTTCGGTACAGGAGATCTAGATCAGAATGAAATAATGATGACTGATAAAGCTTCAAAAAATTGGATGAGTGTAGGATTCAGATATATGTACTACATCAATAAATATTTTAATCTGGCATTAGAAGCCGGTAACGATTATATGAAAAGTGATCGGTCAGGATTGGAAGGAAGTTTACAGAAAGTAACTTTCTCACCACAGATTACCTTGAATTATGGATATTATTCAAGACCTGTTTTTAGACCATTTATAACTTATGCCCATTGGTCGGAGAGTTTTAAAGGAATAACCGGCGAGTCTTTATTAAATAATAGATTAATAAGGAAAACCCAAGGGGTATCTATTGGACTCCAGCTGGAAATGTGGTGGTGA